One genomic segment of Rubripirellula tenax includes these proteins:
- a CDS encoding radical SAM protein: MYLRLARRFLVETDKRLLMKAAWTLGLGGLISVHKHKRRLKRGEFFPPFLYLSVINSCNLRCQGCWVDVAAKQHRIELEAANKTIAEAKAMGNRFFGILGGEPFMHKDLLKIFAANPDVYFQVFTNGHFITDEVAVELRRLGNVTPLISVEGSEIISDTRRGREGVLSQTMKGLETALRHKLLVGVCTSVCKSNIDDLVRDEWVDRLIEMGVMYCWFHIYRPVGPEPNQALSLSSEEQRRVRQFVVDTRVNKPIVVIDAYHDDAGNALCPAATGFTHHVGPWGDIEPCPVIQLATESIHDDRPLAETMNKSEFLKDFRELTAQHTRGCVIMERPDLLVQLAEKHGARDTTARKAVIEELKNVTPRRSQFQPGDEIPERSFVYRWAKKYAFNDFGTYTKHFDVAKYADPDAIELTGSGSAKSDLPVVSLNDSDDR; this comes from the coding sequence ATGTATCTACGCCTCGCTCGCCGATTTCTGGTCGAAACCGATAAACGGTTGCTGATGAAAGCTGCTTGGACGCTTGGTCTGGGGGGGTTGATCAGCGTTCACAAACACAAACGACGTCTGAAGCGGGGCGAGTTCTTTCCGCCGTTTCTGTATTTGTCGGTGATCAATAGCTGCAACCTGCGGTGCCAGGGTTGTTGGGTGGACGTTGCCGCCAAGCAGCACAGAATCGAACTGGAAGCGGCAAATAAAACGATCGCCGAAGCGAAAGCGATGGGCAATCGGTTCTTCGGCATCTTGGGCGGTGAACCGTTCATGCACAAAGACTTGTTGAAGATCTTTGCCGCCAACCCCGACGTCTACTTCCAAGTCTTCACCAACGGACACTTCATCACCGACGAAGTCGCCGTGGAGTTGCGACGTCTCGGCAATGTGACACCGCTGATCAGCGTCGAGGGCAGCGAGATCATCAGCGATACTCGCCGCGGTCGCGAAGGAGTACTTAGCCAAACGATGAAGGGTCTGGAAACGGCGCTGCGGCACAAGTTATTGGTCGGCGTTTGCACCAGCGTTTGCAAATCGAACATCGACGACTTGGTGCGCGACGAATGGGTCGATCGGCTGATCGAAATGGGAGTCATGTATTGTTGGTTCCATATCTATCGCCCGGTCGGTCCCGAACCGAACCAAGCGTTATCCCTTTCCAGCGAAGAGCAACGTCGCGTGCGGCAGTTTGTCGTTGACACACGAGTCAACAAGCCGATCGTTGTCATCGACGCCTACCATGACGACGCGGGCAATGCGTTGTGTCCGGCGGCGACCGGATTTACTCACCACGTCGGACCGTGGGGCGACATCGAACCGTGTCCGGTGATCCAGTTGGCGACCGAATCGATTCACGACGACCGTCCGCTGGCCGAAACGATGAACAAGTCCGAATTCTTGAAGGACTTTCGCGAATTGACGGCCCAGCACACGCGAGGCTGTGTGATCATGGAGCGGCCGGACCTGCTGGTGCAGCTAGCCGAAAAGCACGGCGCTCGCGATACGACAGCTCGGAAAGCCGTGATCGAAGAACTGAAGAACGTCACGCCGCGGCGAAGCCAATTCCAACCGGGCGACGAAATCCCCGAACGCAGTTTCGTTTACCGGTGGGCAAAAAAATACGCGTTCAATGACTTTGGGACCTACACCAAACACTTTGACGTCGCCAAGTACGCCGACCCGGATGCGATCGAACTCACTGGCAGCGGTTCGGCGAAGAGCGATTTGCCGGTGGTGTCGTTGAACGATTCTGACGATCGCTGA
- a CDS encoding carboxypeptidase regulatory-like domain-containing protein, with protein sequence MKDANNGRYEYTNDIATDQHGTFEVSVDRGIKWISVSHADFVDRAFELPADSAFVEDIRIVLCKQFRISGVVTDFRGDPIENATVCAIADSDYGMSSEVRTNPSGAFDFGDYDRIPVTLVVTAESYSPNTIRIQTPDQGTDASVRLLPGRKLLLRVVDATDRPVSSARVRSLSWNQTSGETIDDGIKLESETDQDGICQFSGVPSGEVTLEVFHSNYQTATGSFRASPKPHQIKLVDRSDADAIDFDPDDFKHRIFHLFKPDGSVIRPLLKNVELSHQYGRQGTASISSDGTKIAFDAHRLGVGEDWSDSRVIVANIDGSDAKVVSDGVIPALSPDGSHVAFSRASQFGVPEGASGQSIWLMKVDGTEKQMIDDHYAWGVRWTSDGRTLVYRSGTDNEGNSAASNVLRTYDLATGEKRNAWEPDDSPFSSLRFRFNVSRRGRLAVVAGEPKDTRRPAIAVVDLDKGISSMRFLKMDHPAVSIPLGGVMDFTPDNRWILMAAKKNRVVQPIRISIQGAAIVAGFPHLPSDFAIRDPLMTPDGQHLIAVISPLSK encoded by the coding sequence GTGAAAGATGCAAACAACGGGCGGTACGAATACACCAACGACATCGCCACCGATCAACACGGCACCTTTGAAGTTTCCGTGGATCGCGGCATCAAATGGATTTCGGTTTCGCATGCTGACTTTGTTGATCGAGCGTTTGAGTTGCCCGCCGATTCCGCTTTCGTCGAAGACATTCGCATCGTCCTATGCAAACAGTTCCGTATCAGCGGAGTCGTCACTGACTTTCGCGGTGATCCGATCGAGAATGCGACGGTTTGCGCGATCGCCGATTCGGACTACGGGATGTCGTCGGAGGTACGGACCAATCCGTCCGGGGCTTTTGATTTTGGCGATTATGATAGGATCCCTGTCACGCTGGTTGTCACCGCCGAATCGTACAGCCCGAATACCATTCGAATTCAAACGCCGGATCAAGGCACCGATGCGTCGGTCCGGCTACTTCCCGGGCGCAAGTTGCTGTTGCGTGTCGTCGATGCAACAGACCGGCCGGTATCGAGTGCGAGAGTGCGATCACTTTCTTGGAACCAGACGAGCGGCGAAACAATTGATGATGGGATCAAGTTAGAATCCGAAACAGACCAAGACGGCATCTGTCAATTCAGCGGCGTGCCGTCGGGTGAAGTGACTCTCGAAGTTTTCCACAGCAACTATCAAACCGCGACGGGATCGTTTCGCGCAAGCCCGAAGCCTCATCAGATCAAGCTAGTCGATCGATCGGACGCGGACGCGATTGACTTCGACCCCGATGACTTCAAACATAGGATCTTTCATCTATTCAAACCGGATGGATCGGTCATTCGTCCGCTGTTGAAGAACGTTGAGTTGAGCCATCAATATGGTCGCCAGGGAACCGCGTCGATTTCCTCTGATGGGACGAAGATTGCTTTTGACGCGCATCGGCTTGGCGTTGGCGAAGACTGGTCCGACAGTCGCGTGATCGTCGCGAACATCGACGGTTCCGATGCCAAGGTTGTTTCCGATGGTGTGATTCCCGCCTTGTCGCCCGACGGAAGTCATGTCGCTTTCAGTCGCGCATCGCAGTTTGGAGTCCCCGAGGGTGCTAGCGGACAATCGATTTGGTTGATGAAGGTCGATGGAACTGAAAAGCAGATGATTGACGATCACTATGCTTGGGGCGTTCGATGGACATCTGACGGCAGAACGTTGGTCTATCGCAGCGGCACGGACAACGAAGGCAATTCGGCCGCCTCCAATGTACTAAGGACGTACGATCTTGCGACGGGAGAAAAACGCAATGCGTGGGAGCCTGATGATTCACCGTTTTCATCGCTCAGGTTCCGTTTCAATGTCAGTCGTCGCGGACGTTTGGCGGTGGTGGCCGGCGAACCGAAAGACACGCGGCGACCGGCCATTGCCGTTGTCGATTTAGACAAAGGCATCTCGTCGATGCGATTTTTGAAGATGGATCACCCAGCGGTTTCGATTCCGTTAGGGGGTGTCATGGACTTTACGCCTGACAATCGGTGGATTTTGATGGCTGCCAAGAAGAATCGTGTGGTGCAGCCGATTCGCATCTCCATCCAAGGGGCAGCCATTGTGGCCGGTTTTCCGCATCTGCCATCGGACTTCGCCATTCGCGACCCTTTGATGACACCGGATGGCCAACACTTGATCGCTGTGATCTCGCCTCTATCGAAGTAG
- a CDS encoding mechanosensitive ion channel family protein has product MTDQAPIVPDIAKATEDTFAKVSNGDFEALTQYATDHLAPALGYAAVGLGVIFVGYFVAKYIAGVISRPVCRRVDETLGRFIGKIVFYCIMLGVTGAVLSKLGAPLGGLAAMLAAAGFAVGLAFQGTLSNFASGVLMLVFRPFKVGDVVNAGGVMGKVNEIDLFTTTLDTPDNRRIIVPNSSISGGTIENISFHKHRRVEVLVGVDYGADLDQTRAALEAAVSQVSMAVIEGENRGAKVILSDLGASSVNWKIRAWVASENYWPIHESLTAAVKRQLDGAGISIPFPQLDVHINREEEDAVTRPRVRPQRRETYDSGLQKPIARAS; this is encoded by the coding sequence ATGACGGACCAGGCGCCGATCGTACCTGACATCGCGAAGGCAACCGAAGATACATTCGCGAAAGTATCCAATGGCGATTTTGAAGCATTGACCCAGTACGCGACCGATCACTTGGCGCCCGCGCTCGGTTACGCCGCCGTCGGTCTTGGAGTCATCTTTGTTGGCTACTTCGTCGCTAAGTACATTGCTGGCGTGATCAGCCGACCGGTTTGCCGTCGCGTCGACGAAACGCTCGGACGCTTCATCGGCAAGATCGTATTCTACTGCATCATGTTGGGTGTCACCGGGGCGGTGCTATCGAAGTTGGGCGCGCCGTTGGGCGGATTGGCAGCGATGTTGGCCGCTGCGGGCTTTGCCGTCGGCTTGGCGTTTCAGGGAACGCTCAGCAACTTTGCCTCGGGCGTGTTGATGTTGGTCTTTCGCCCCTTCAAAGTCGGTGACGTCGTCAACGCCGGTGGTGTGATGGGCAAAGTGAACGAGATCGATTTGTTCACGACGACCTTGGATACGCCCGACAACCGCCGCATCATCGTTCCTAACAGTTCGATTTCGGGTGGAACGATCGAGAACATTTCCTTCCACAAACATCGCCGCGTCGAAGTTCTTGTCGGGGTCGATTACGGCGCTGATTTGGATCAAACTCGCGCTGCCTTGGAAGCTGCCGTGTCGCAAGTTTCGATGGCGGTGATCGAAGGCGAGAATCGCGGCGCGAAGGTGATTTTGAGTGACCTGGGCGCCAGTTCGGTGAATTGGAAAATTCGTGCGTGGGTTGCATCCGAAAATTACTGGCCCATTCACGAATCGCTTACGGCTGCCGTCAAGCGGCAACTCGACGGAGCGGGGATTTCGATTCCCTTCCCACAATTGGACGTTCACATCAATCGAGAAGAGGAAGATGCCGTCACACGTCCCCGCGTGCGTCCGCAACGCCGCGAGACGTACGATTCGGGACTCCAGAAACCGATTGCGCGTGCCTCGTAA